The Methanolobus sp. WCC4 genome includes the window CACTATCAAAGGCCTTTATATACGTGATATAACTCTTATTAAGATTACTATATAAGGGTTTTCAAACGATCGAGTTTCCCTTTAGTCAATTTTATTTAAGCTCGTATCCTGAACACATCCTTTTAGCACTTATTTCTATGTGCTGATGTCCGGAAGATAAAATAAGATCGATCTTCACATCAGTTTCTGGCAATAGGATTCATAAAGAGGACACCAATCCAAAATAATATTATCATTCAGATACTATTCTACTCCATGACCCTTGAACCGGTTCACATCAAAGAGATACATGAGATGGTCGACCGCATCGATGTCTGCTTCAAAAAGGATGACAATGATGCCGATGACACTGAAAGGATATCGAATATCCTTGACCGTCTCAGGAAACTTGAATACGATGGGAAGGTCGTCCTGAGATCGATCGGACCGGTAACTCGTGGGAAAGCAAGTATCGAGAGAATGCTGCGTTCAGAGGACCCGTTCCCGCTGACATATTCATGTGATAGTGGCAGTACCACTGCAAAGACATTCGATAACGGGCTGTATGTGGACCTCTGCCATTGTGCAATCGCAAGCACCCCTTCTGACCTTGATATACATGATAAGAGGACCATAGTTGCAGCAGCATACACTTCCAGTGATAAAGTGTATCTCAATACCAGCAGTGACTGGGAAGCATTCGATAACGGTTCAGGCAGGAAGAAGATAATCCGTATACAGCCGGGTCTGCTGAAAAAGAAGGTCACAGATATCCTTCATGACGTAGCACTCTATCTCAGTGAGTCAGAGCATATACTCTGGATGCTTGACCGACTGGGAGATGAGGGTTTCTTCATTATGGATGGTCCCATCTATCCTAAAAGGGTCATGTACTGGATGGTAGTGGATTCGGGGGACGTTAACATACGTATAGATCCAAACAGTAAGAGGATAATCCAGAACTATATCGACATAATGGACCATCATATGGAAAAGGAGAAGCCACTGGTTGGTTTTGTCAAGAACCCCGAGGATATGCAGATAATGCTGGCACTCAAAAAACAGGATTCAGGACTTGACATACCCTGGCTCGTGGATGCCCAGTTCTTCAAGAATGCCCTGTCACTTGAAAGAACAGGGATGGGAAGAAAGGAAGCTGACAGGTATATAACCTACACCAACTGGTTCGCCCAGCCCAACCAGTTCTATGAGAAGATGCTCAAGTCGACCTCCCCGCTGGTGGCTGACCTTGCAACCGGGAAGTTCGATGCAGAGGACTATGCCCTCAGTTTCTTCGTGGCATTCGTCCCGAAGCTCAATACCATCTTCAAGATCGAATCTCCCTATGGACTGGTGAAGAACGACGACATGAGGAACATGATAACCAGAAAGGTGCTCTACGATCTGGCAATGAACGGCATACCAAAGACCCTGTCTA containing:
- a CDS encoding DNA double-strand break repair nuclease NurA, with the translated sequence MTLEPVHIKEIHEMVDRIDVCFKKDDNDADDTERISNILDRLRKLEYDGKVVLRSIGPVTRGKASIERMLRSEDPFPLTYSCDSGSTTAKTFDNGLYVDLCHCAIASTPSDLDIHDKRTIVAAAYTSSDKVYLNTSSDWEAFDNGSGRKKIIRIQPGLLKKKVTDILHDVALYLSESEHILWMLDRLGDEGFFIMDGPIYPKRVMYWMVVDSGDVNIRIDPNSKRIIQNYIDIMDHHMEKEKPLVGFVKNPEDMQIMLALKKQDSGLDIPWLVDAQFFKNALSLERTGMGRKEADRYITYTNWFAQPNQFYEKMLKSTSPLVADLATGKFDAEDYALSFFVAFVPKLNTIFKIESPYGLVKNDDMRNMITRKVLYDLAMNGIPKTLSKADTIAKIPVSERRHIIDRFRNSRIDTNYNDTRWDERDER